In Paraburkholderia phenazinium, the following are encoded in one genomic region:
- a CDS encoding SIS domain-containing protein yields MLNEALASAEVVAAQLADTSRVEALARKLAEHPRHVALTVARGSSDHAASYFASLTMSRIGVPVASLPMSVATLQQAPLQVRDQLAVAFSQSGKSPDLVGTMVALREAGALAVAAVNAPQSPLSDACEWHLPLVAGPELSVAATKSYIAMLSISAQLVAHWQRDEALLAALRDLPEALRRAGQLDWSQAVEELRGVERMIVIGRGLGLAIAQEAALKLKETSGIQAEAFSSAEVRHGPMELIDRDYPLLVFAPRGPEQAGLIQLARDMQARGARVLLAAPADVPEATLPLVTTAHAALDPIAAILSFYVMAAGLAAARGRNPDAPRHLNKVTETH; encoded by the coding sequence ATGCTTAACGAAGCGCTGGCGTCCGCCGAAGTGGTCGCCGCGCAGCTTGCCGATACGTCGCGCGTCGAGGCGCTCGCGCGGAAGCTCGCTGAACATCCGCGCCATGTCGCGCTCACCGTGGCACGCGGTAGCTCGGACCACGCAGCCAGTTATTTCGCAAGCCTTACCATGAGCCGCATCGGCGTGCCGGTCGCTTCGTTGCCGATGTCCGTGGCGACGCTGCAGCAGGCGCCATTGCAAGTGCGCGATCAGTTGGCTGTCGCGTTCTCGCAGTCCGGCAAGAGCCCGGATCTGGTGGGCACGATGGTTGCGTTGCGCGAGGCCGGTGCCCTGGCCGTGGCCGCCGTGAACGCGCCGCAATCGCCGCTGTCCGACGCGTGCGAATGGCACCTGCCGCTCGTCGCCGGTCCTGAATTGAGCGTCGCGGCCACCAAGAGCTATATCGCGATGCTGTCGATCTCCGCGCAACTGGTGGCGCACTGGCAGCGCGACGAAGCGTTGCTCGCTGCGCTGCGCGACTTGCCCGAAGCCTTGCGGCGCGCCGGCCAGCTCGACTGGAGCCAGGCCGTTGAAGAATTGCGCGGTGTCGAACGCATGATCGTGATCGGCCGGGGTCTCGGTCTTGCGATCGCGCAGGAAGCGGCGCTTAAGCTCAAGGAAACCTCGGGCATCCAGGCCGAGGCGTTTTCAAGCGCCGAAGTGCGCCATGGTCCGATGGAGTTGATCGATCGCGACTACCCGCTGCTGGTGTTCGCGCCGCGCGGCCCCGAGCAGGCCGGCCTGATCCAGCTTGCCCGCGACATGCAGGCGCGCGGCGCACGCGTGCTGCTCGCCGCCCCGGCCGATGTGCCGGAAGCCACTTTGCCGCTCGTGACGACGGCCCATGCGGCGCTCGACCCGATCGCCGCCATTCTTTCCTTTTACGTGATGGCTGCGGGTCTTGCCGCCGCACGCGGACGCAATCCCGATGCGCCGCGCCATCTGAATAAAGTCACCGAAACTCACTGA
- the nagA gene encoding N-acetylglucosamine-6-phosphate deacetylase: MLTGNILTTDGWIYGTLEYENGRITSLTGERVDPSTNDAPYILPGFIDLHVHGGGGSDVMEAGNAIETITRTHARFGTTSLLATTMTAPREELMNVVANLGDVARVRTPGGSRVLGVHLEGPYINPGKLGAQPDAAVSAVLDEVLKYLSIAPIRVVTIAPEISGHMDIISEIAARGVRVQLGHSLGTYDDAVAALKHGACGFTHLFNAMSPLHHRNPGMVGAALAHAEFAEIIPDLLHVHPGAIRAAMRAIPRVYVVTDSTSATGMPDGEYRLGSQHVTKCLGGVRLADGTLAGSTLTMDQALRNLVSIGLPMADVSNRLSRYAADYLGIEDRGRIARGAWADIVVFDRELALTATYVEGESIVEYA; encoded by the coding sequence ATGCTGACCGGAAACATACTCACCACCGATGGGTGGATTTACGGCACGCTCGAATACGAAAACGGCCGCATCACGTCGCTCACGGGCGAGCGGGTCGACCCGTCCACCAACGACGCGCCCTATATCCTGCCGGGCTTCATCGATCTGCACGTGCACGGCGGCGGCGGCTCCGACGTCATGGAGGCGGGCAACGCGATCGAGACGATCACGCGCACGCACGCCCGCTTCGGCACCACCAGCCTGCTCGCCACCACGATGACCGCGCCGCGCGAAGAGCTGATGAACGTGGTCGCGAATCTCGGCGACGTCGCCCGGGTGCGCACGCCGGGTGGTTCGCGCGTGCTGGGGGTTCACCTCGAAGGCCCGTATATCAATCCCGGCAAGCTCGGTGCGCAGCCGGACGCCGCGGTGTCGGCGGTGCTCGATGAAGTGCTGAAGTATCTGTCCATCGCGCCGATCCGCGTGGTCACGATCGCGCCGGAAATCTCCGGCCACATGGACATCATTTCCGAAATCGCTGCGCGCGGCGTGCGCGTGCAGCTCGGCCATTCGCTCGGCACCTACGACGATGCCGTCGCCGCGCTCAAGCACGGCGCGTGCGGCTTTACGCACCTGTTCAACGCGATGTCGCCGCTGCATCACCGCAATCCCGGCATGGTCGGCGCCGCGCTCGCGCACGCCGAGTTCGCGGAGATCATCCCCGATCTGCTGCACGTGCATCCTGGCGCGATTCGCGCCGCCATGCGGGCGATTCCGCGTGTGTATGTGGTGACCGACAGCACCTCCGCTACCGGCATGCCGGACGGTGAGTACCGTCTCGGCAGCCAGCATGTCACGAAGTGTCTGGGCGGCGTCCGTCTTGCCGACGGCACGCTCGCCGGCAGCACCCTGACGATGGATCAGGCGCTGCGCAATCTGGTATCGATCGGCCTGCCTATGGCCGATGTGTCAAACCGTCTGTCGCGCTACGCCGCCGACTACCTTGGCATCGAAGACCGCGGCCGCATCGCGCGCGGTGCCTGGGCCGATATCGTCGTGTTCGATCGTGAACTGGCGCTGACCGCGACTTACGTCGAAGGAGAATCAATTGTCGAATATGCTTAA